Sequence from the Candidatus Woesearchaeota archaeon genome:
TGAACTATTCTTTTTGCTATGACTTTTTCAGGATCAGGCATTAGTTTTACTCTTTTTTTGATATCTTCAAAGCTTTCAAAATCTTTTTCTTCTCTTTGTTCAACTATTTCTTTCATGTGTTTTTTTCCTACTCCTGGCAACAATTCAAAGGTGTGTATTCTTGTATTTATAGGATTTGCTGTGTTGAAGAATTTTACAAACCTTTGTTCTTCTTTTTTTATTATTTTGTTCACTGTTGTTTCTAGCTCTGCTCTTCCTGTGCTTGTCAATTTTTGAAAATCTAATTTTCCATTTATATGATGTATTTTTTCTCTTTTATCTTGTCCTATGTATACTTCTTCATGGGGTTGTAAGAATACGCCTTTTTTTGGTACTAGTTCTAATAATGTGAAGTGGTTTGTGCCTATAGCTTGCGCTATACTTGTTTTTAGATGTATTGGTTTTCTGTCAGATGCATATCCGTTTAAAAGAAAGTCTAGCACTATTGCTGTTTCTTCTCTTTTTCTATCAATCATTTTTCCCCCAAATTTTATTCATTTAAATGTTTTTTAGTTAAATATCGAGTTTCAAGTATTTAAACTTTGTTATTTTTCGTTTAAGAATTCTTTTACTGCATCTATTATTTTTGATTTGTTCTCTTTTGTCACTGTTAGTGTATATCCTTGAAGTAAGACGTCTAGTTCTGGCACTGACTTTGGTAAGAAGTCTAATACTTTGATTATGTGTTCTGGTTTGAATCTTGGTATATTTAGATTTTCTAGGTTCTTTTTTAATTCATCGTGTTTTTTTTTGGAAAGTGTAGAAAATTGGTTCGTGTATTCTAGTGTTTTGTTGCCCCTATAGTTTAGTTCTCCATCTCTTTTGTGTGCAGTTTCTAGTTCTTTTTTTGTTTCCAAAATAGTTATCGGGGTTTTTTCTATTATTTGTGCTTTGCTCATTTTAGTTGCCTTTTATTTCTAGATGTATTGGGTGAACTATTAGTGTTTTCTGTTTATCCATATCTGTTATTTTAACTTCGTAACATTCACCTTTTTTGCTTATTATAGTTCCTGTTTTTCCTGCGAATCTTGGGTGGTATAGTCCTTTTAGCATAGATGGTTCTATTAGTAAATTAACTTTTTGTCCTTCTTTGTATTCTGTAAGTATTTTTCTTATGCTTGTTTTTCCTTTGTCTCTTGAGGATTTAGTAAATATTGTTCTTTTACTTCTTCTTGATCCACCTTTTCTAGCCATATTTACACCTTATTTTTTCTTTTTATCGTCTTTTGGAACTAGTTTGTTTATTATTTCTTCAGGTAATTTTGCTTCTGCTAATGCTTTTCTTTTTTCTTCTGAAGTTTTATCTTTTAGTTCTTCTATGATTTTTTTAGCTTGTATTTCAAATTGTGTTCTTTTTGCTTCTAGTTCTGCTTGCATTGTTTTCTTTTCATCTTCTAGTTGTTTCTTTTCTTCTGCAGTCAGATCTGTTTTTTCTGATGTTATTTCTTGATCATATTTTCCTTCGTTGATTTGCTTTATTGCATCTATTGCAGGAACTCCTTCTATTTTTACACCCATTGATGCGCAGGTTCCTGCTATTTCTTTTACTCGTTCTTTCATGGTTTTGCCAGTTAATGCATCTTCTTTCATTTTTGCAATTTTGATTATTTGTTCGATTGCAAGATCTGCTACAAAGTCAACCATTGGTTTTCCTGAGCCTTTTTGTATGCCAGATTCTTGTTTTATTAGTGCTGATGCTGGTGGTGTTCCAACAGTTATTTTGTATTCTTTTGTATCTAAATCAGCTATTACTTTTACGGGTACTTGCATTCCTTTGAATTCTGCTGTTTTTTTGTTTATATCTACTACTACTTGGCCTACATTTAGTCCTGTTGGTCCTAAAGCTGGTCCTAGTGGAGGTGCTGCTGTTGCTTTTCCCCCTTCTATTAATACTTCAACTGTTGTGCTTGCCATAATTATCACTTAAGATTATGTAATTGTGGAAATGATGTCTATTTATAAAGGTTTCTAGTGATGTTTGTATAGAATATCTCTTATTTGTTTCCAATTATGCACTGTTTTTATGTTATTTGGAAGAGTTGATTCATTTGAATGGATATTAAATAAATAAAATCTTGTATTTTTGAGTTCTGGAATTATTTTAGAACAAGCAGAATCTTCATAAAGTTCTGTTATTTTTGATAAGGAGTCATCAACATAAATTAGTGGTTTTATTTTTTTAAGCACATCTTTTTTTGATTTATTATTTGTGTTTATTAGAGCTTCAATTTTTATTTCATTTTCTTTTAAATATTCTAATGCAGCTTTAATTTCAGGTCTTTGAACATCATCATATCTTGAGGTTACAATGTAAATATTGTGACCATTAGAATTCATCTCATTTATTGTTTCTTTCACGTATTCGAACAATGGAATTTCGTTCATTTTTTCTATATATAAAGATACAATCATTTCATCATATTCTTTATTTGCTTGTTGTTCTGATAGTTTCTTTTGATTTTGCATTTCAGAAATTATATCTTTCTTTGTTATTGTTTTTTTAGAAATTGAATATCCTTTATTTGTTAAATATTCTTTTTTTAAAGAGAAAGGATTTGTTATAACCCCATCAAAATCTAATGCTATGTTATTTTTTGTATTTAGTTCAATATTTTTAAATTCAAATTCGAAATCTTTATTTTGTATCCAGGCATCTAATGTATCCATATCAAGCTATTAGCCTTTATCATTTATAAATGTTTCGCTACTAAGTAGTAGTTATAGCGCATTTTCTAATTTCCGCTATTAGATAACTTGGCAGTAAAGAAACCTGAAAACACCAAAAACAAGCATTTCAGGAGCTAAAACGCCAATTTATCTCTTGGGCAGATAAACCCTTTTGCACTTGACAAAGGAGCAAGAACGGATTAGAGAATGCGCAAAAAACACACTTAGAACGTGACAAAAACGTTCGCATCCTAAGGCGTAAACTTAGGGTGTGGCAGGCAAAAAAGGAGCGAAGTAACGACTCGCCTTTTTTTATTTTTTACTAGCCACTGGACAGCTTCCAGAAACATTTAAATATCTGTTCAATATATTTTAGCTCAATGGCTAAAAAAAAGAGAGTATATAAAGTAGTAAGTTTATTTTCGGGATGCGGAGGACTAGATTTAGGATTCATTAATGCAGGTTTTGAAGTGGTTTGGGCTAATGATTTTTTTCCTGATGCAGTTAATACTTACAAAAAAAATATAGGTGAACATATAGTTCTTGGTGATATTACAAAAATTCCTAGTTCAGAAATTCCTGACGATTTTGATATTCTCTTAGGCGGATTCCCTTGTCAAGGATTTTCAATTGCAAATAAAAAACGTAGTATGGAAGATGAAAGAAATTTTTTATACAAAGAAATGCTCAGAATAGTCAAAGATAAGAAACCAGCT
This genomic interval carries:
- a CDS encoding DUF655 domain-containing protein; the encoded protein is MIDRKREETAIVLDFLLNGYASDRKPIHLKTSIAQAIGTNHFTLLELVPKKGVFLQPHEEVYIGQDKREKIHHINGKLDFQKLTSTGRAELETTVNKIIKKEEQRFVKFFNTANPINTRIHTFELLPGVGKKHMKEIVEQREEKDFESFEDIKKRVKLMPDPEKVIAKRIVQELEGLEKHYLFVQPPKLNREF
- a CDS encoding 50S ribosomal protein L21e; the encoded protein is MARKGGSRRSKRTIFTKSSRDKGKTSIRKILTEYKEGQKVNLLIEPSMLKGLYHPRFAGKTGTIISKKGECYEVKITDMDKQKTLIVHPIHLEIKGN
- a CDS encoding 50S ribosomal protein L11 — protein: MASTTVEVLIEGGKATAAPPLGPALGPTGLNVGQVVVDINKKTAEFKGMQVPVKVIADLDTKEYKITVGTPPASALIKQESGIQKGSGKPMVDFVADLAIEQIIKIAKMKEDALTGKTMKERVKEIAGTCASMGVKIEGVPAIDAIKQINEGKYDQEITSEKTDLTAEEKKQLEDEKKTMQAELEAKRTQFEIQAKKIIEELKDKTSEEKRKALAEAKLPEEIINKLVPKDDKKKK
- a CDS encoding HAD family hydrolase, whose product is MDTLDAWIQNKDFEFEFKNIELNTKNNIALDFDGVITNPFSLKKEYLTNKGYSISKKTITKKDIISEMQNQKKLSEQQANKEYDEMIVSLYIEKMNEIPLFEYVKETINEMNSNGHNIYIVTSRYDDVQRPEIKAALEYLKENEIKIEALINTNNKSKKDVLKKIKPLIYVDDSLSKITELYEDSACSKIIPELKNTRFYLFNIHSNESTLPNNIKTVHNWKQIRDILYKHH